In Ahaetulla prasina isolate Xishuangbanna chromosome 5, ASM2864084v1, whole genome shotgun sequence, the following are encoded in one genomic region:
- the CFAP298 gene encoding cilia- and flagella-associated protein 298, translating into MVLLHVKHGDESQFLLETTGRISIEDLTQEVMRIYNGRLKVQRLCTEMESLADNGIFLPPNMQGLTDEQIEELKLTDEWAKKCIPSGGSTFKKDDIGRRNGHAPNEKMKQVLKATVEEAKALISKKQVEANICVTTSMVKDALDQLRGAVMIVYPMGLPPYDPVRMEFENKEDLSGTQAALEVIEEPEAQLWWAAKELKRTNQLSDYVGKNEKTKIIIKIQKKGQGAPAREPIISSEEHKQMILFYHRRQEELKKLEEDDDDSCLDSEWADTHALKRHFHGVKDIKWRPR; encoded by the exons ATGGTTTTGCTCCATGTGAAGCATGGAGATGAGAGCCAGTTTCTCCTGGAAACAACAGGTAGAATTTCCATTGAAGACTTAACACAGGAAGTGATGAGAATCTATAATGGAAGACTCAAAGTTCAGCGTCTTTGCACAG AAATGGAATCGCTGGCAGACAACGGTATTTTCTTACCTCCTAACATGCAAGGTCTGACAGATGAACAAATTGAAGAGCTGAAACTGACTGATGAATGGGCAAAAAAATGTATTCCCAGTGGTGGAAGCACATTTAAAAAAGATGACATTGGACGAAGAAATGGCCatg ctCCAAATGAGAAAATGAAACAAGTTTTAAAAGCAACTGTAGAAGAAGCTAAGGCATTGATTTCTAAG AAACAAGTGGAAGCCAATATATGTGTTACTACCAGTATGGTGAAAGATGCCCTCGACCAGCTCCGAGGAGCTGTAATGATTGTTTATCCAATGGGGCTCCCTCCATATGACCCAGTGAGAAtggaatttgaaaataaagaagatcTGTCAGGAACTCAA GCTGCTCTTGAGGTTATTGAAGAACCAGAGGCCCAGCTGTGGTGGGCAGCAAAGGAACTGAAAAGAACAAACCAGCTTTCTGACTATGTTGGCAAAAATGAGAAAACAAAAATTATTATCAAAATACAAAAA AAAGGGCAAGGAGCTCCAGCACGTGAACCTATCATAAGTAGTGAAGAACATAAACAGATGATTCTTTTTTATCACAGAAGACAAGAAGAACTCAAG aaattggaagaagatgatgatgattcatgTTTAGATTCTGAATGGGCTGATACTCATGCCTTGAAAAGGCATTTTCATGGTGTCAAAGATATTAAGTGGAGACCAAGATAA